A genomic segment from Microbulbifer elongatus encodes:
- a CDS encoding glycosyltransferase, whose product MNIVMLTNTYLPHVGGVARSVDAFCREYRKKGHNVLIVAPEFSQKIDNEKDVVRIPAIQNFNGSDFSVALPLSGELTEQLDFFEPDLVHSHHPFLLGMTALRIARSRELPLIFTHHTLYERYTHYVPADSEALKRFVIELATRYSNLASMVFAPSESVAALLRERGVKSPIQVVPTGVKLADYRNGDGAAARARYGIPPDAFVVGHLGRLAEEKNLAFLSCAVLEFARRNEDVHFMVVGSGPAQERITRIFGDAGLADRLHLTGILQGEAQRDAYSAMNVFGFSSTSETQGMVLTEAMAAGVPVVALDASGCREVVDDRFNGRLILNHCQREFIGGLQWVQDQSPEAYRGLCAGALETAERYSMENCAKAALSHYQSLVHQHWPVDDSLYAQWMRLRNTIGAQWEILEGVTSAASAALENTGKSKL is encoded by the coding sequence GTGAATATCGTCATGCTCACCAACACCTACCTGCCCCACGTTGGCGGTGTTGCGCGCTCGGTGGATGCCTTTTGCCGGGAGTATCGCAAAAAGGGGCACAATGTGCTGATCGTGGCACCGGAGTTTTCTCAAAAAATCGACAATGAAAAAGATGTGGTACGTATTCCGGCAATCCAGAATTTCAATGGCAGCGACTTTTCCGTAGCACTGCCCCTATCTGGTGAACTCACCGAGCAACTGGACTTTTTCGAACCGGATTTGGTGCACTCCCACCACCCCTTTCTACTCGGGATGACGGCACTGCGTATTGCCCGCAGCCGCGAGCTACCGCTGATCTTTACGCACCACACATTGTATGAACGCTACACCCACTATGTACCGGCTGATTCAGAGGCCCTCAAGCGTTTCGTGATCGAGCTCGCAACCCGATACAGTAATCTGGCCAGCATGGTGTTCGCCCCCAGCGAGAGTGTCGCAGCGTTACTTCGTGAGCGGGGGGTGAAGTCGCCAATCCAGGTGGTGCCCACCGGGGTCAAGCTGGCGGATTACCGCAACGGTGATGGCGCTGCTGCCCGCGCCCGATACGGTATTCCCCCGGATGCCTTTGTGGTGGGGCATCTGGGGCGCCTGGCTGAGGAAAAGAATCTGGCGTTCCTGTCTTGCGCCGTGCTTGAGTTTGCCCGGCGCAACGAAGACGTGCACTTTATGGTGGTGGGCAGCGGCCCGGCACAGGAACGGATCACCCGTATTTTTGGCGACGCGGGGCTGGCAGATCGACTGCATCTCACGGGCATTTTACAGGGCGAAGCCCAGCGGGATGCCTACAGTGCAATGAATGTCTTCGGCTTCTCTTCCACCAGTGAAACCCAGGGCATGGTGTTGACCGAGGCCATGGCCGCCGGCGTTCCGGTGGTGGCACTGGATGCCAGTGGCTGCCGCGAAGTAGTGGATGACCGTTTCAATGGCCGTTTGATTCTCAATCACTGCCAACGGGAATTTATTGGCGGACTGCAATGGGTCCAGGATCAGTCGCCGGAAGCCTACCGGGGCCTCTGTGCTGGCGCCCTTGAAACAGCCGAGCGCTACTCCATGGAAAACTGTGCGAAAGCTGCCCTCTCCCACTATCAGTCACTGGTGCACCAGCACTGGCCGGTCGATGACTCGCTCTACGCGCAATGGATGCGCCTGCGCAACACCATCGGTGCACAGTGGGAAATCCTCGAAGGTGTGACCAGCGCTGCCAGCGCCGCGCTGGAAAATACCGGAAAAAGTAAACTCTGA
- a CDS encoding endonuclease/exonuclease/phosphatase family protein produces the protein MLTRIATRLRIWRRRVSRSEWLARMMKLQINEREPDAPALVLIQIDGLARPQFERAMAEGKLPFLKKLIEREHYHVDHWYSGVPATTPAVQAEIFYGVRAAVPAFGFMSADSHEMLRMYESHGANKVEQRLLDEGHQPLLKGGSCYVSSFRGGAENDEAHFCPASKGWGSSLKEAGPLALIAMVLANLWSLIRTIGLLLLELVLSIVDFFRGLTKGQDFVRELMFIPTRIAITILMRELSTVGVKIDIARGLPIIYVNLLGYDEQSHRRGPSSKFAHWTLKGIDDAVARIWRAAHRSSRRHYDVWIYSDHGQDDTIPYEDRYGRSFADAVGEALSDLQQSPGSPSSGSNRGVQLQRVRLFGGQWIQKLFPVKSDDEQRNQDAPMALSAMGPLALLYNIHCRDVPQQTIARALVEKAKAPMVLYADQSEYVTGANGEQLRKIKGWWREGAFALPEDGQRVLGDDHPFLDEAIEDLAHLCRHPEAGDFIASGWCAGNESLTFAIECGSHGGASRKETHGFALMPGDIHFPDDGRGHWRPRDMRNAAFAFLRAQPAQKLKTPIVAAPVKVPVKAPATPAPISTADQGHRAEEDQRQRTLRVMTYNVHICKGMDGKLSPERIARVIARYSPDIVALQEVDVRRQRTGSVDQAHQISRLLSMDCHFQPAMHLEDERYGDAIMTRLPIRLVKKDILPGPPERSRAQKFAEPRGALWVELDFHGTRVQLFNTHLGLSKGERQRQIDALLGPEWMGHPECTKPRVLVGDFNALPNASEIRAITRVLDDAQTQLPGHKPKGTFFSRLPKARIDYVFVDSALTVTDVQVPRSELTRLASDHLPLIVDLKVPVGDA, from the coding sequence ATGCTAACTCGAATTGCCACCCGCCTCCGAATCTGGCGCCGCCGCGTCAGCCGTAGTGAATGGCTGGCGCGCATGATGAAATTGCAAATTAATGAACGGGAGCCGGATGCGCCGGCACTGGTGCTGATCCAGATTGATGGTCTGGCGAGACCGCAATTCGAGCGCGCGATGGCCGAAGGCAAGCTGCCGTTTCTGAAGAAACTGATTGAGCGTGAGCACTATCACGTGGATCACTGGTATTCCGGTGTGCCAGCGACAACCCCTGCCGTACAGGCAGAAATTTTCTACGGTGTGCGGGCGGCGGTACCAGCGTTCGGGTTTATGTCCGCTGACTCCCACGAAATGTTGCGCATGTACGAGTCCCACGGGGCCAACAAAGTGGAACAGCGCCTGCTGGATGAGGGCCATCAGCCTCTGTTAAAGGGCGGCAGCTGCTATGTCAGCTCATTTCGTGGAGGGGCAGAAAATGATGAGGCGCACTTCTGCCCCGCCTCCAAAGGCTGGGGATCGTCCCTCAAAGAAGCGGGCCCGCTCGCCCTGATCGCCATGGTGCTCGCCAACCTGTGGAGCCTGATACGTACAATCGGACTGCTTCTGCTCGAACTGGTCCTGTCGATTGTGGATTTTTTCCGCGGCCTGACCAAGGGCCAGGACTTCGTGCGCGAGCTGATGTTTATTCCGACGCGCATCGCCATCACCATTCTGATGCGCGAACTTTCCACGGTCGGGGTGAAAATTGATATTGCCCGCGGACTGCCGATCATCTACGTCAACCTGCTCGGGTATGACGAACAATCCCACCGGCGCGGACCCAGCTCAAAGTTCGCCCATTGGACCCTGAAGGGCATCGACGATGCGGTTGCCCGCATCTGGCGCGCTGCACACCGGTCTTCCCGCCGTCATTACGATGTGTGGATCTATTCCGACCACGGTCAGGATGACACCATCCCCTATGAGGACCGGTACGGCCGAAGCTTCGCAGACGCAGTGGGTGAGGCATTGTCCGACCTGCAACAAAGTCCGGGCTCGCCGTCCTCCGGTTCCAACCGCGGGGTGCAACTGCAGCGGGTACGTCTATTCGGTGGACAGTGGATCCAGAAGCTGTTCCCGGTGAAGTCGGACGACGAGCAGCGCAATCAGGATGCCCCCATGGCCCTGTCCGCCATGGGGCCACTGGCACTCCTCTACAACATTCATTGCCGGGATGTCCCCCAACAAACCATCGCCCGCGCCCTGGTCGAAAAAGCCAAGGCACCCATGGTGCTCTACGCGGACCAGAGTGAATACGTCACCGGTGCGAACGGCGAGCAACTGCGCAAAATTAAAGGCTGGTGGCGGGAAGGTGCATTCGCACTCCCGGAAGACGGGCAGCGGGTGCTCGGTGACGACCACCCATTTTTGGATGAGGCCATCGAGGACCTGGCGCACCTTTGCCGACACCCGGAAGCCGGAGACTTTATCGCCAGTGGCTGGTGTGCCGGCAACGAAAGTCTCACCTTCGCCATTGAGTGCGGTAGCCACGGCGGCGCGAGCCGCAAGGAAACCCATGGTTTTGCCCTGATGCCCGGCGATATCCACTTTCCGGATGACGGTCGTGGCCACTGGCGCCCCCGGGACATGCGCAACGCAGCGTTTGCTTTCTTGCGCGCGCAGCCAGCGCAAAAATTGAAAACGCCCATTGTCGCCGCGCCAGTAAAGGTGCCGGTAAAGGCTCCGGCAACACCCGCGCCCATCAGCACGGCGGACCAGGGCCATCGCGCAGAGGAGGATCAGCGCCAGCGGACACTGAGGGTGATGACCTATAACGTGCATATCTGCAAAGGCATGGACGGAAAACTGTCCCCCGAGCGCATCGCCCGGGTTATCGCGCGCTACTCACCGGATATCGTCGCGCTGCAGGAAGTGGATGTGCGCAGGCAGCGCACCGGGAGCGTGGATCAGGCGCACCAGATATCCAGACTGCTGTCCATGGACTGTCACTTCCAGCCCGCCATGCATCTGGAAGACGAGCGGTACGGCGACGCGATCATGACACGACTGCCCATACGCCTGGTCAAAAAAGACATCCTGCCCGGCCCACCGGAACGCTCCCGGGCACAAAAATTTGCGGAGCCCCGCGGCGCCCTGTGGGTGGAACTCGACTTTCACGGCACCCGTGTACAATTGTTCAATACCCACCTGGGACTGTCCAAGGGGGAACGGCAGCGCCAGATTGATGCTCTGCTGGGCCCCGAATGGATGGGACATCCGGAGTGCACGAAACCCCGGGTTCTGGTGGGTGACTTCAATGCCCTGCCCAATGCCTCGGAAATCCGCGCGATCACCCGGGTGCTGGACGATGCGCAGACACAGTTACCCGGCCATAAACCCAAGGGCACCTTTTTCAGCCGCCTCCCGAAAGCACGTATCGACTATGTGTTCGTGGATTCGGCGCTTACGGTAACCGACGTACAGGTACCGCGCAGTGAACTGACACGTCTGGCCTCCGATCACTTGCCGCTGATCGTCGACCTGAAGGTTCCTGTGGGCGACGCCTGA
- a CDS encoding Bax inhibitor-1/YccA family protein, whose protein sequence is MQPEVYTQSRALDRSESAKVLRNTYALLAMTVLFSAVTAGVSMAIGMGRGMSLICSLGALALIWFVLPRTANSSAGVGVVFAFTGLLGASLGPMLNHYLGLAGGGQVVMQALGTTALIFFALSAYVLTTRKDFSFMGGFLFVGLIAVLVCAIGMMIASFFGVYMPLASVALSGVIALLFSGFILYDTSRIVNGGETNYIMATTSLYLNILNLFTSLLHIFGFASDD, encoded by the coding sequence ATGCAGCCCGAAGTTTACACACAGTCCCGAGCGCTGGACCGCTCGGAATCCGCCAAAGTACTGCGTAATACCTACGCACTGCTGGCTATGACTGTATTGTTCAGTGCAGTCACTGCCGGTGTTTCCATGGCCATCGGCATGGGCCGTGGCATGAGCCTGATCTGTTCCCTGGGCGCACTTGCCCTGATCTGGTTCGTGCTACCGCGCACCGCCAATTCCAGCGCCGGCGTCGGTGTGGTATTTGCGTTCACGGGTCTGCTGGGCGCCTCTCTGGGCCCGATGCTGAACCACTACCTCGGTCTCGCCGGTGGCGGCCAGGTGGTTATGCAGGCACTGGGCACCACCGCGCTGATCTTCTTTGCGCTGTCCGCCTATGTGCTGACCACCCGTAAAGACTTCAGCTTTATGGGCGGTTTCCTGTTCGTGGGGCTGATCGCGGTACTGGTTTGCGCCATTGGCATGATGATCGCGAGTTTCTTCGGTGTGTACATGCCACTGGCGAGCGTTGCCCTGAGCGGCGTGATTGCCCTGCTGTTCTCCGGTTTCATCCTGTATGACACCAGCCGTATCGTGAACGGTGGCGAGACCAATTACATCATGGCAACCACTTCCCTGTACCTGAACATTCTGAACCTGTTCACCAGCCTGCTGCACATCTTCGGCTTCGCATCCGACGACTGA
- the tusD gene encoding sulfurtransferase complex subunit TusD, translated as MQFTLVVYGAPHSAQSAATALRFTRALLASGHSILRVFFYGDGIHNGNALACPPQDEQDLLGQWQALQQSHQLDLTICIAAAQRRGVLSDSEAVRLEKPAANLADGFTLAGLGQLAEATALSDRLVSFGG; from the coding sequence ATGCAATTTACCCTCGTGGTGTACGGTGCCCCGCACAGTGCTCAGAGCGCCGCCACCGCCCTGCGCTTCACCCGGGCGCTGCTGGCGTCGGGCCATTCCATTTTGCGGGTATTCTTTTACGGGGACGGCATTCACAATGGCAACGCCCTGGCCTGCCCGCCACAGGACGAACAGGATCTTCTCGGCCAGTGGCAAGCCCTGCAGCAGTCCCACCAGCTCGACCTTACAATCTGTATCGCCGCCGCCCAGCGCCGCGGGGTCTTGAGCGACAGTGAAGCCGTCCGCCTGGAAAAACCTGCGGCAAATCTTGCGGACGGATTTACCCTGGCCGGCCTCGGACAGTTGGCGGAAGCCACCGCACTGAGCGACCGCCTGGTGAGCTTTGGAGGCTGA
- the tusC gene encoding sulfurtransferase complex subunit TusC: protein MTKSILALCRHAPYGTTLAREGIEAVLACAAMDQTPEVLFINDGVYQLLPQNPAAIDEKNLFRNLQALPMFGVDQIHICEKSVTERGLSLAEFQLSGAEVQLQKDIGAFIRRFDQVLSF, encoded by the coding sequence GTGACAAAATCCATTCTCGCCCTCTGTCGCCATGCGCCCTACGGGACCACCCTCGCCCGAGAAGGCATCGAAGCAGTGCTTGCCTGCGCCGCCATGGATCAGACTCCGGAAGTCCTGTTTATCAATGACGGGGTATATCAGCTGCTGCCGCAGAACCCGGCCGCCATTGACGAAAAAAATCTGTTCCGCAATCTGCAGGCACTCCCCATGTTCGGCGTTGATCAGATACATATTTGCGAGAAAAGTGTCACTGAGCGCGGTCTGTCGCTGGCAGAATTTCAGCTCAGTGGCGCCGAAGTGCAACTGCAAAAAGACATCGGCGCTTTTATCCGCCGCTTCGATCAGGTTCTGAGTTTTTGA
- the tusB gene encoding sulfurtransferase complex subunit TusB, with protein sequence MTLHIVNQSPHRDSALRDCLNAFAEDDALVLIEDGVYAAQTGAPNPLPSRNVFVLLADAEARGITIATGVEAIDEQQWVTLCVQHTPIVSWFR encoded by the coding sequence ATGACCTTACATATCGTCAACCAGTCACCCCACAGAGACAGCGCACTGCGCGACTGTCTGAACGCGTTTGCCGAAGACGACGCTCTGGTGCTGATCGAAGATGGTGTTTACGCCGCGCAGACCGGTGCCCCGAATCCACTTCCGTCGCGCAATGTGTTCGTATTGCTCGCCGATGCTGAAGCGCGGGGTATTACCATTGCCACCGGCGTCGAAGCCATCGATGAACAACAATGGGTGACCCTCTGTGTGCAACACACACCGATTGTCAGCTGGTTCAGATAA
- a CDS encoding TusE/DsrC/DsvC family sulfur relay protein, with translation MENTATLVVGGREIPLDKEGFLRNLDDWSPEIAQAIAQQEGIELSEEHWEILRLLQDFYREFELSPAMRPLVKYVGLHLGPDKGRSIHLMKLFPPSPAKIGSKIAGLPKPTNCL, from the coding sequence ATGGAAAATACAGCAACACTGGTGGTCGGCGGGCGGGAGATCCCCCTGGATAAAGAGGGTTTTCTACGCAACCTGGATGACTGGAGTCCGGAGATAGCCCAGGCAATCGCGCAGCAGGAAGGTATCGAGCTCTCCGAAGAACACTGGGAAATCCTGCGACTGCTGCAGGATTTCTATCGGGAGTTCGAGCTGTCACCGGCAATGCGGCCACTGGTGAAGTACGTCGGGCTGCATCTCGGGCCCGACAAAGGCCGCAGTATTCACTTGATGAAACTTTTCCCTCCGAGCCCGGCAAAAATCGGCAGCAAGATTGCGGGCCTTCCCAAGCCCACTAACTGTCTTTAA
- a CDS encoding aminotransferase-like domain-containing protein, with the protein MGIQFRYEALETWLEQGIREQRWGSGERLPSIRALCREHGLSKATVQHALQRLESRGLIETRPKAGHFVAVRPLNVAQPVSRARIEPPRPVTVNELLLDIMGRNAAFDLLPALHETAPPPGIVASNRAIARALRRPSQGSYQYYDAPAGDIGLREQLTVGMARRGCRLGVDALCITSGCQNALFLALMASCSRGDIVAVESPGFYGVMQLLEHLELQVIEIPSAVDCGMDLEALHAVLQRWPVRACIVSPSFATPGGALMPDAAKQRLLALADEFDLAVIEDDIYGDTGFTSVPDPLKGMDRYQRVILCSSFSKSLSRDLRLGWISGARWHDRILQIKLVTQLAGSRSVQQGVAAFLADGGYAAHLRRERGRLREQRDQLRTMLDDWPGDVRVSVPDGGLAVWVELPEGIDTLAAYSRALAQGVVITPGPLFSASGQFGNCLRLSFAHPWSQARRQALAVLPEIFGLTPANGGDERRPA; encoded by the coding sequence CAGTGGCGAGCGATTGCCGTCTATCCGTGCTCTGTGCCGTGAGCACGGGCTGTCGAAGGCCACGGTACAGCACGCGTTGCAACGACTCGAATCTCGAGGGCTGATTGAAACACGTCCGAAGGCCGGTCACTTCGTTGCGGTTCGTCCGCTTAATGTTGCGCAGCCGGTGAGTCGTGCGCGTATCGAGCCGCCGCGGCCGGTTACCGTGAACGAGCTGCTGCTGGATATCATGGGGCGCAACGCCGCATTTGATCTGTTGCCTGCATTGCATGAAACGGCTCCACCTCCGGGCATTGTCGCATCGAACCGCGCGATTGCCCGGGCATTGCGCCGGCCGTCCCAGGGCAGCTATCAGTATTACGATGCGCCTGCTGGTGACATCGGGTTGCGGGAGCAGCTTACGGTTGGCATGGCGCGGCGCGGCTGCCGGCTTGGTGTCGATGCGCTGTGCATCACGTCCGGCTGCCAGAATGCCCTTTTTCTCGCATTGATGGCGAGCTGCAGCCGGGGGGATATCGTGGCGGTTGAGTCGCCGGGGTTCTACGGTGTGATGCAACTGCTCGAGCATCTCGAGCTGCAGGTGATTGAAATACCCTCTGCGGTCGATTGCGGAATGGATCTGGAGGCGCTGCATGCGGTGTTACAGCGCTGGCCGGTCCGTGCCTGTATCGTATCGCCATCGTTCGCTACACCCGGTGGGGCACTGATGCCGGATGCGGCCAAACAGCGGTTGCTGGCGCTGGCGGATGAATTCGATCTGGCAGTGATCGAAGATGACATTTATGGGGATACCGGCTTTACGTCGGTACCCGATCCCCTCAAGGGGATGGACCGGTATCAGCGTGTCATTCTTTGCAGCTCCTTCTCAAAAAGCCTTTCCCGGGATTTGCGCCTGGGCTGGATTTCCGGCGCGCGGTGGCACGACAGAATACTGCAGATCAAACTGGTTACCCAGCTGGCCGGCAGCCGCTCGGTGCAACAGGGTGTCGCCGCCTTTTTGGCGGATGGCGGTTATGCAGCGCACCTGCGTCGCGAACGGGGCAGGTTGCGGGAACAACGTGATCAGTTGCGCACAATGCTGGATGACTGGCCTGGTGATGTCCGCGTCAGTGTGCCCGATGGCGGGCTTGCGGTATGGGTTGAACTGCCAGAGGGAATTGACACACTGGCGGCGTATTCACGAGCGCTGGCGCAGGGCGTGGTGATCACCCCCGGCCCTCTGTTTTCTGCATCGGGTCAGTTTGGGAATTGTCTGAGACTCAGCTTTGCACACCCCTGGAGCCAGGCGCGCCGGCAGGCACTGGCGGTATTGCCAGAAATATTCGGCTTAACACCGGCCAATGGCGGTGACGAGCGCAGGCCTGCTTAA